In Topomyia yanbarensis strain Yona2022 chromosome 2, ASM3024719v1, whole genome shotgun sequence, one DNA window encodes the following:
- the LOC131684835 gene encoding COMM domain-containing protein 10 isoform X1: MSSQPIWYTETEMLIRGTSVCRDRLSDECFSNLTEYLFKTIDNPTETSAEHTASDIETLQNDSQLNEQDFKLALQTLAYLVRRSLKFMLKPSTLQSDLRNRLLLDENKSNILVKHWIQATKIILDSLKPSEGDRGSEGSASNQLADVSWKVRAQLSSEPRQKDKLALGQLELKTTKKAINLELNSTEIVDFYNQLERIQAELDSLKSKA; the protein is encoded by the exons ATGTCCTCTCAACCAATCTGGTACACGGAAACTGAAAT GCTAATCCGTGGAACCAGTGTGTGCCGAGATCGCCTTTCAGATGAATGTTTCTCTAACCTTACTGAGTACCTGTTCAAAACTATCGACAATCCGACCGAGACTTCAGCGGAGCACACCGCAAGCGACATCGAAACGCTTCAAAACGATAGTCAATTGAATGAGCAAGATTTCAAACTAGCCCTGCAAACTTTAGCGTATCTGGTGAGGCGTTCgctaaaatttatgttaaaaccTTCGACTTTACAGTCGGATCTACGCAATCGACTACTGCTGGATGAGAATAAGAGCAATATTCTCGTTAAACATTGGATCCAAGCGACGAAGATAATACTCGACTCGTTAAAGCCTTCTGAAGGCGACCGGGGTAGCGAGGGCTCAGCATCCAATCAACTCGCGGATGTTTCGTGGAAGGTGCGAGCTCAACTGTCTTCCGAACCACGACAAAAGGATAAGCTGGCACTTGGTCAACTGGAACTGAAAACCACCAAAAAGGCAATCAATCTGGAGCTGAACAGTACCGAaattgtcgatttttataaTCAGTTGGAGCGAATACAAGCGGAGCTGGATTCGTTGAAATCAAAAGCATGA
- the LOC131684837 gene encoding transmembrane protein 216-like: MGNPSLTYEILLYLNSFYFGMFAACELGMMSLKAVSLPYPQASLMRDTCVLISLCLIETVRVVLGRRGTLSDHGWQVILSVFLTIPSGLGISYLLLYQFKLFRLEFILCALMLTLQTTELLFALLFVFTLCRPVSYD, translated from the exons ATGGGCAACCCAAGCTTGACATATGAGATTTTACTCTACTTGAACTCATTCTACTTCGGGATGTTTGCAGCATGCGAGCTGGGAATGATGTCCCTCAAGGCAGTGAGTCTACCTTATCCACAAGCGAGTCTAATGAGAGATACATGCGTGCTGATCTCACTTTGCCTGATCGAGACCGTACGAGTTGTTCTCGGTCGGAGGGGCACCCTCAGTGACCATG GATGGCAGGTCATATTATCTGTTTTTTTGACGATTCCTTCCGGATTAGGAATAAGTTATCTCTTGCTTTATCAATTCAAATTGTTCCGCCTCGAATTTATCCTATGTGCCTTAATGTTAACTTTACAGACAACAGAGCTGCTGTTTGCGTTACTGTTCGTATTCACACTCTGCCGTCCAGTCTCGTACGATTAG
- the LOC131684835 gene encoding COMM domain-containing protein 10 isoform X2: protein MNPAPTKPVLIRGTSVCRDRLSDECFSNLTEYLFKTIDNPTETSAEHTASDIETLQNDSQLNEQDFKLALQTLAYLVRRSLKFMLKPSTLQSDLRNRLLLDENKSNILVKHWIQATKIILDSLKPSEGDRGSEGSASNQLADVSWKVRAQLSSEPRQKDKLALGQLELKTTKKAINLELNSTEIVDFYNQLERIQAELDSLKSKA, encoded by the exons atgaatcCAGCACCGACTAaaccggt GCTAATCCGTGGAACCAGTGTGTGCCGAGATCGCCTTTCAGATGAATGTTTCTCTAACCTTACTGAGTACCTGTTCAAAACTATCGACAATCCGACCGAGACTTCAGCGGAGCACACCGCAAGCGACATCGAAACGCTTCAAAACGATAGTCAATTGAATGAGCAAGATTTCAAACTAGCCCTGCAAACTTTAGCGTATCTGGTGAGGCGTTCgctaaaatttatgttaaaaccTTCGACTTTACAGTCGGATCTACGCAATCGACTACTGCTGGATGAGAATAAGAGCAATATTCTCGTTAAACATTGGATCCAAGCGACGAAGATAATACTCGACTCGTTAAAGCCTTCTGAAGGCGACCGGGGTAGCGAGGGCTCAGCATCCAATCAACTCGCGGATGTTTCGTGGAAGGTGCGAGCTCAACTGTCTTCCGAACCACGACAAAAGGATAAGCTGGCACTTGGTCAACTGGAACTGAAAACCACCAAAAAGGCAATCAATCTGGAGCTGAACAGTACCGAaattgtcgatttttataaTCAGTTGGAGCGAATACAAGCGGAGCTGGATTCGTTGAAATCAAAAGCATGA